The Kitasatospora sp. NBC_00374 genome has a segment encoding these proteins:
- a CDS encoding DUF5326 family protein: MAELWKSLPSWVRNIVVPILVLVLAWNLIWFVVGVVGTLIALLLKVLVVVGVAAAVVILVKKAAKS, encoded by the coding sequence ATGGCCGAGCTCTGGAAGTCGCTGCCCTCGTGGGTGCGCAACATCGTCGTCCCGATCCTGGTGCTGGTGCTGGCCTGGAACCTGATCTGGTTCGTCGTCGGCGTGGTCGGCACGCTGATCGCCCTGCTGCTCAAGGTCCTGGTCGTGGTCGGCGTCGCCGCCGCCGTGGTGATCCTGGTGAAGAAGGCCGCCAAGAGCTGA
- a CDS encoding SsgA family sporulation/cell division regulator yields MHSTVQGHMVMHLVVSNELSFRIMVDLEYDAADPFAVRFTFHLPGGDPVGWVFARELVVDGISRPSGEGDVRIHPVGAELSEVRIVLHSPEGAAVLRAGTPALIDFLARTDRLVAMGEETAAGDLDAQLASILAAPGCENAG; encoded by the coding sequence ATGCACAGCACAGTCCAGGGCCACATGGTCATGCACCTCGTGGTCTCGAACGAGCTCTCCTTCCGCATCATGGTCGACCTGGAGTACGACGCGGCCGACCCCTTCGCGGTCCGCTTCACCTTCCATCTGCCCGGCGGCGACCCGGTCGGCTGGGTGTTCGCGCGCGAGCTGGTGGTCGACGGCATCAGCCGCCCCAGCGGCGAGGGGGACGTCCGGATCCACCCCGTCGGGGCGGAGCTCTCCGAGGTCCGCATCGTGCTGCACTCGCCGGAGGGCGCCGCCGTGCTGCGCGCCGGCACGCCGGCGCTGATCGACTTCCTGGCGCGCACCGACCGACTGGTGGCGATGGGCGAGGAGACCGCGGCCGGCGACCTGGACGCGCAGCTCGCCAGCATCCTGGCGGCGCCGGGGTGCGAGAACGCCGGCTGA
- a CDS encoding glycosyltransferase family A protein, with amino-acid sequence MTELWVVIPAYQEEARIEGALRALAAQRDRDFTLLVVDNDSADGTVDKVRAFAERAPFPVRVLVETEKGVGCAVDTGFRHAIAHGAALLARTDADCLPQPGWTAAARAGMLASRGLVCGHITARHDEHGPLGRTVFRVLVALGAAFGRIRPAHRRRHGYLVPYRMHAGNNMAITAELYQAVGGMPRRPSPTDRMFINSVRRHTTAIVHRRDMVVQNSTRRIRAYGVLGTARWYLERGAGARGVDPR; translated from the coding sequence GTGACCGAGCTGTGGGTGGTGATCCCGGCCTACCAGGAGGAGGCCCGGATCGAGGGCGCGCTGCGGGCCCTGGCCGCCCAGCGGGACCGGGACTTCACCCTGCTGGTGGTCGACAACGACTCCGCCGACGGCACCGTCGACAAGGTCCGCGCCTTCGCCGAACGGGCTCCGTTCCCGGTGCGGGTGCTGGTCGAGACGGAGAAGGGCGTCGGCTGCGCCGTCGACACGGGCTTCCGGCACGCCATCGCACACGGCGCCGCGCTCCTGGCCCGCACCGACGCCGACTGCCTGCCGCAGCCCGGCTGGACGGCCGCCGCCCGGGCCGGGATGCTCGCCTCCCGCGGCCTGGTCTGCGGGCACATCACCGCCCGGCACGACGAGCACGGCCCGCTCGGCCGCACCGTCTTCCGCGTCCTGGTCGCCCTCGGCGCCGCCTTCGGCCGGATCCGCCCGGCGCACCGCCGCCGGCACGGGTACCTGGTGCCGTACCGGATGCACGCGGGCAACAACATGGCGATCACCGCCGAGCTGTACCAGGCGGTCGGCGGCATGCCGCGCCGCCCGTCGCCGACCGACCGGATGTTCATCAACAGCGTCCGCCGCCACACCACCGCGATCGTGCACCGCCGGGACATGGTGGTGCAGAACTCCACCCGCCGGATCCGCGCCTACGGCGTGCTCGGCACCGCCCGCTGGTACCTGGAGCGCGGCGCCGGCGCGCGCGGCGTCGACCCCCGCTGA
- the tenA gene encoding thiaminase II, whose amino-acid sequence MALTDELWAAIEPIHAEILDHPFIGGLTDGTLPREAFRHFVVQDSHYLRDYARALAVCAAKAPSEEDVQAFADDAVGAIAAEQGMHAEFLTAFGESAEQAAAEPVLPTTRAYTSYLLATVYGGSFAEAVAAVLPCYWIYARVGERLLAASSPDPLYAKWIATYGDEAFQAVVRRVLALTDRLGEEISPAERRRMVEHFTTTSRYEWMFWDAAWRGETWPV is encoded by the coding sequence GTGGCACTCACCGACGAACTCTGGGCGGCCATCGAGCCGATCCACGCGGAGATCCTCGACCACCCCTTCATCGGCGGCCTCACCGACGGCACCCTGCCGCGCGAGGCCTTCCGGCACTTCGTCGTCCAGGACTCGCACTACCTGCGGGACTACGCCCGGGCGCTGGCGGTCTGCGCCGCCAAGGCGCCCTCGGAGGAGGACGTGCAGGCCTTCGCCGACGACGCGGTCGGAGCGATCGCCGCCGAGCAGGGCATGCACGCCGAGTTCCTCACCGCCTTCGGCGAGAGCGCCGAACAGGCCGCCGCGGAGCCCGTCCTGCCGACCACCCGCGCGTACACCAGCTACCTGCTGGCGACCGTGTACGGCGGATCGTTCGCCGAGGCGGTCGCCGCCGTGCTGCCCTGTTACTGGATCTACGCCCGGGTCGGCGAGCGGCTGCTCGCCGCGTCCTCCCCCGACCCGCTGTACGCCAAGTGGATCGCCACCTACGGCGACGAGGCGTTCCAGGCGGTGGTGCGGCGGGTGCTCGCGCTCACCGACCGGCTCGGCGAGGAGATCTCCCCGGCCGAACGCCGACGGATGGTCGAGCACTTCACCACCACCTCGCGCTACGAGTGGATGTTCTGGGACGCCGCCTGGCGCGGCGAGACCTGGCCGGTCTGA
- a CDS encoding globin domain-containing protein — protein MPHYEPLFTDAPGLNWSGPGDHWSRAWALETVSGAPARPGPPAIEPAGRAQDQPPTPRDIRLIQASLAVVEPVADRATAHFYALIFLHHPEVRALFPAAMDVQRDRLFRALLLAARSADDPVGLTAYLSRLGAGHRKYGTLTGHYGPVGECLVAALARFCGSRWDAETELAWRRVYALVSRIMIESAEAAAASSPPWWQAEVVSHQRRTPDVAVLTLRPDQAYPYRAGQYATVETPWWPRVWRHFSFATAPRPDGLLTFHVKAVPAGWVSNALVHRAAAGDVLRLGPAAGAMVLDHEREPDTDLLLLGGGTGIAPIGALVEELAERGTRGRPVEVFYGARHSADLYELESLRRLAERHPWLSVRPVVSGRQQVPGAALSGDLPEAVSRYAPWHGYSAYLSGPAAMVRRGVAALQGAGVPAERIRHDLVGDLAAG, from the coding sequence ATGCCGCACTACGAGCCGCTGTTCACCGACGCCCCCGGGCTCAACTGGTCCGGCCCCGGTGACCACTGGAGCCGCGCCTGGGCGCTGGAGACGGTGTCCGGCGCCCCGGCCCGTCCCGGTCCACCGGCCATCGAGCCGGCGGGCCGGGCGCAGGACCAACCGCCCACCCCGCGGGACATCCGGTTGATCCAGGCGAGCCTGGCCGTCGTCGAGCCCGTCGCGGACCGGGCCACCGCGCACTTCTACGCGTTGATCTTCCTCCACCACCCGGAGGTGCGGGCGCTGTTCCCGGCCGCCATGGACGTCCAGCGGGACCGGCTGTTCCGGGCGCTGCTGCTGGCGGCCCGCAGCGCCGACGACCCGGTCGGGCTGACCGCCTATCTGAGCCGCCTCGGTGCGGGGCACCGCAAGTACGGCACCCTGACCGGCCACTACGGGCCGGTGGGCGAGTGCCTGGTGGCGGCCCTGGCCAGGTTCTGCGGGAGCCGCTGGGACGCCGAGACGGAGCTGGCCTGGCGCCGGGTCTACGCCCTGGTCTCCCGAATCATGATCGAATCGGCCGAGGCCGCCGCCGCGTCCTCCCCGCCCTGGTGGCAGGCCGAGGTCGTCTCGCACCAGCGGCGCACCCCGGACGTCGCGGTCCTCACCCTCCGCCCGGACCAGGCCTACCCGTACCGGGCCGGTCAGTACGCCACCGTGGAGACCCCCTGGTGGCCCCGGGTCTGGCGGCACTTCTCGTTCGCCACCGCCCCCCGCCCGGACGGTCTGCTGACCTTCCACGTCAAGGCCGTGCCCGCCGGCTGGGTGAGCAACGCGCTGGTCCACCGCGCCGCCGCGGGCGACGTGCTGCGGCTCGGCCCGGCGGCCGGCGCGATGGTGCTCGACCACGAGCGCGAGCCCGACACCGACCTGCTGCTGCTGGGCGGCGGCACCGGCATCGCCCCGATCGGCGCGCTGGTCGAGGAGCTGGCCGAACGCGGGACGCGCGGGCGCCCCGTCGAGGTGTTCTACGGCGCCCGGCACAGCGCGGACCTCTACGAGCTGGAGTCGCTGCGCCGGCTGGCCGAGCGGCACCCCTGGCTGTCGGTACGGCCGGTGGTCTCCGGACGGCAGCAGGTGCCGGGGGCGGCGCTGAGCGGCGATCTGCCCGAGGCGGTCTCCCGGTACGCGCCCTGGCACGGGTACTCGGCGTACCTGAGCGGGCCGGCGGCGATGGTCCGCCGTGGCGTGGCGGCGCTGCAGGGCGCGGGAGTGCCGGCCGAGCGGATCCGGCACGACCTGGTGGGAGACCTGGCGGCGGGCTGA
- a CDS encoding NAD-dependent epimerase/dehydratase family protein, with protein MRIAVTGASGFCGGYVARAAAASGAEVLCVGRRPGPVGRHLPWDASRAAPDLGAADVVVHCAAAVGDHPPGSPAEAEQYAVNVDGTARLLAAAAGRPVVWVSSASVYDPRTGGSPIREDQPTAAGHLNGYGRSKALGERLALAAGAVVLRPRAVYGLGDPHLVPRLLSRVRAGVLLLPGRDVPLSLTAVENLAEACLAAPGWPPGAYNITDGRPYLRDEVLRRVLRAYGVRARIAHVPLPLARLARSAELTPYALDQLARSVVLDTAKARGQGWVPGHDLDGLLTAVGARTP; from the coding sequence GTGCGGATCGCCGTCACCGGCGCGAGCGGCTTCTGCGGCGGGTACGTGGCCCGGGCCGCCGCGGCGAGCGGGGCCGAGGTGCTCTGCGTGGGGCGCCGCCCCGGCCCGGTCGGCCGCCACCTGCCCTGGGACGCGTCCCGCGCGGCGCCCGACCTGGGCGCCGCCGACGTGGTGGTGCACTGCGCGGCCGCCGTCGGCGACCACCCGCCCGGCTCCCCCGCCGAGGCCGAGCAGTACGCCGTGAACGTCGACGGCACGGCGCGGCTGCTGGCGGCCGCCGCCGGCCGGCCGGTGGTCTGGGTCAGCAGCGCCAGCGTCTACGACCCCCGGACCGGCGGCTCGCCGATCCGGGAGGACCAGCCGACCGCGGCCGGACACCTCAACGGGTACGGCCGCAGCAAGGCGCTCGGCGAGCGGCTCGCGCTGGCGGCCGGCGCGGTGGTGCTGCGCCCGCGCGCGGTCTACGGGCTCGGGGATCCGCATCTGGTGCCGCGGCTGCTGTCCCGGGTCCGGGCCGGGGTGCTGCTGCTGCCGGGCCGCGACGTGCCGCTCAGCCTGACGGCGGTGGAGAACCTGGCCGAGGCCTGCCTGGCGGCGCCCGGCTGGCCGCCGGGGGCGTACAACATCACCGACGGCCGGCCGTACCTGCGCGACGAGGTGCTGCGCCGGGTGCTGCGGGCGTACGGCGTGCGGGCGCGGATCGCCCATGTGCCGCTGCCGCTGGCCCGGTTGGCGCGCTCGGCGGAGCTGACCCCGTACGCGCTGGACCAGTTGGCGCGCAGCGTGGTGCTGGACACCGCGAAGGCCCGCGGCCAGGGCTGGGTGCCGGGGCACGACCTCGACGGCCTGCTGACGGCGGTGGGCGCCCGCACCCCCTGA
- a CDS encoding class I adenylate-forming enzyme family protein, producing MLDRLERTLRQGADRPAVLGCTRGGAVTVKARCGELADLADGYAAALHHRYGLRPGDTLGVAVRPGPRALAVMLAAHRLGLRAAVLDPQAGPDVLLARLALARPALVLADAAAQAVAGWAGPLARRAHLALPPLAELGPVATVGPRRPGCAPVLAGGGGTPPPGYDGDGDAVIVFTSGTTSAPRAVVHTRAGLAAGMRTVDGLVRPQPGAAVLGGTFFVLVPALAAGATVALPARSPKVLDRQLARLRPDETYLTPPQLRDVGAFTGRVWTGSAPASAELLARVKRLGAREAWGVYALTELFPAAAVEESEKSAFTPDGDLLGHPLPGVATRLTETGELLLSGPGARDRYLGEQPDPWVRTGDRARLTADGRIVLAGRCKDMVLRRAENIYPGLYEPALHLPGVDLAVLVGVPAGDGDERLVALVQPQPGADRRRLRTALQAPLERMGSARPDALLFADIPLAGRSRKPDRAAAARLCARELSLR from the coding sequence GTGCTGGACCGGCTCGAACGCACCCTGCGCCAGGGCGCCGACCGCCCCGCCGTGCTCGGCTGCACCCGCGGCGGAGCGGTCACCGTCAAAGCCCGCTGCGGCGAACTCGCCGACCTGGCCGACGGCTACGCCGCCGCGCTGCACCACCGGTACGGCCTGCGCCCCGGGGACACCCTGGGCGTGGCCGTCCGGCCCGGCCCACGCGCGCTGGCCGTGATGCTGGCCGCACACCGGCTCGGCCTGCGGGCCGCCGTCCTCGACCCGCAGGCCGGGCCCGACGTGCTGCTCGCCCGGCTGGCGCTGGCCAGGCCCGCGCTGGTGCTGGCCGACGCCGCCGCCCAGGCGGTGGCCGGCTGGGCCGGGCCGCTCGCCCGCCGGGCCCACCTCGCGCTGCCGCCGCTGGCCGAGCTCGGCCCGGTCGCCACCGTCGGCCCGCGCCGGCCGGGCTGTGCCCCCGTGCTGGCCGGCGGCGGGGGCACCCCGCCGCCGGGGTACGACGGCGACGGGGACGCCGTGATCGTCTTCACCTCGGGCACCACCTCCGCGCCCCGCGCCGTGGTGCACACCCGCGCCGGACTGGCCGCGGGGATGCGCACCGTGGACGGGCTGGTCCGCCCGCAGCCCGGCGCCGCCGTCCTCGGCGGCACCTTCTTCGTCCTGGTCCCCGCGCTGGCCGCCGGGGCCACGGTCGCCCTGCCGGCCCGCTCGCCGAAGGTGCTGGACCGCCAGCTGGCCCGGCTGCGCCCCGACGAGACCTACCTGACCCCGCCGCAACTGCGCGACGTCGGCGCCTTCACCGGCCGGGTGTGGACCGGCTCGGCCCCGGCGAGCGCGGAACTCCTGGCCCGGGTCAAGCGGTTGGGGGCGCGCGAGGCCTGGGGGGTGTACGCGCTCACCGAACTGTTCCCGGCGGCGGCCGTCGAGGAGTCCGAGAAGTCCGCGTTCACACCGGACGGGGACCTGCTCGGCCACCCGCTGCCCGGCGTCGCCACCCGGCTGACCGAGACCGGGGAGCTCCTGCTGAGCGGTCCCGGCGCCCGGGACCGCTACCTGGGCGAGCAGCCCGACCCCTGGGTCCGGACCGGGGACCGCGCCCGGCTCACCGCCGACGGCCGGATCGTGCTGGCCGGCCGCTGCAAGGACATGGTGCTGCGCCGGGCCGAGAACATCTACCCGGGCCTGTACGAGCCGGCGCTCCACCTGCCCGGCGTGGACCTGGCCGTCCTGGTCGGCGTGCCCGCCGGGGACGGCGACGAACGGCTGGTCGCCCTGGTCCAGCCGCAGCCCGGCGCCGACCGCCGCCGGCTGCGGACCGCGCTGCAGGCCCCGCTGGAGCGGATGGGCAGCGCCCGCCCGGACGCCCTGCTGTTCGCCGACATCCCGCTCGCGGGCCGCTCCCGCAAGCCCGACCGGGCCGCCGCGGCCCGGCTGTGCGCCAGGGAGCTGAGCCTGCGATGA
- a CDS encoding IclR family transcriptional regulator, which produces MDQIAQPPDRPPDRPPTLITSVRRALRLLEAVGGHRDGAAAKQLARSTGLPLGTTYHLLRTLTHEGYLRRVDGRFYLGASVDCISRADERQTERADLRSRMAQLGEELDAAVYFAVYEEGEVRLVDVADGPGRPAVQEWADFRLTAHAHAAGLCLLAQLGEDERRDHFARHPPAGLTPSTLTDEGLLLRRLDRVRPTVPVLERQEYALGTVCAAVPITVGSVIATMALSLPLDQAARLPAAAARLRSLVGAMSPSFVR; this is translated from the coding sequence GTGGACCAGATCGCACAACCGCCGGACCGGCCGCCGGACCGGCCGCCCACGCTGATCACCTCGGTGCGGCGGGCGCTGCGCCTGCTGGAGGCGGTCGGCGGCCACCGGGACGGGGCGGCCGCCAAGCAGCTCGCCCGCTCCACCGGACTCCCCCTCGGCACCACGTACCACCTGCTGCGGACCCTCACCCATGAGGGCTACCTGCGCCGCGTCGACGGCCGCTTCTACCTCGGCGCCTCCGTCGACTGCATCAGCCGGGCCGACGAACGGCAGACCGAGCGGGCCGACCTGCGCAGCCGGATGGCACAGCTCGGCGAAGAGCTCGACGCGGCCGTCTACTTCGCCGTGTACGAGGAGGGCGAGGTCCGGTTGGTCGACGTGGCCGACGGACCCGGCCGCCCGGCCGTCCAGGAGTGGGCCGACTTCCGGCTCACCGCGCACGCGCACGCGGCCGGTCTGTGCCTGCTCGCCCAGCTCGGCGAGGACGAGCGGCGCGACCACTTCGCCCGGCACCCGCCGGCCGGGCTCACCCCGTCCACCCTGACCGACGAGGGCCTGCTGCTGCGCAGGCTGGACCGGGTCCGCCCGACCGTGCCGGTGCTGGAGCGCCAGGAGTACGCGCTCGGCACGGTCTGCGCGGCGGTGCCGATCACGGTCGGCTCGGTGATCGCCACGATGGCGCTGTCGCTGCCCCTCGACCAGGCCGCCCGGCTGCCCGCCGCCGCGGCCCGGCTGCGCTCGCTGGTCGGTGCGATGTCGCCGTCGTTCGTGCGCTGA
- a CDS encoding dihydrolipoamide acetyltransferase family protein, which translates to MPVVREFTLPDLGEGLTGAEVVRWMVEVGEVIVVDQPVVEVETAKAVVEVPCPYGGVVTARFGEVGEEVPVGAPLVTVAVSPGEDVRVSGGADERPLVGYGVADGPKGARRGRVRAGGAGSPVAAAPAPVAVAPAAPVVAEPSVVAVISPLVRRMAREHGVDLAALAGSGPHGLIMRADVARAVADPAPAALAAAVAAPAPGSSPALSSASPADEVVPLRGLRKAVAEKLTRSHRELPAATCWVDADATELMALRTQLNRTAGPKISVLALLARICTVALARFPELNSSVEPDGSGIRRHGAVHLGFAAQGERGLVVPVVRGAQALGTEQLGAELARLTEAARAGSLTPAELTGGTFTLNNYGVFGVDGSTPILNHPEAAMLGVGRITPKPWVHQGELAVRQVTQLSFTFDHRVCDGGTAGGFLRFVADCVEQPGMLLRQL; encoded by the coding sequence ATGCCCGTGGTTCGCGAGTTCACCCTGCCCGACCTCGGTGAGGGCCTCACCGGGGCCGAGGTGGTGCGCTGGATGGTCGAGGTCGGCGAGGTCATCGTCGTCGACCAGCCGGTGGTCGAGGTGGAGACCGCCAAGGCCGTGGTCGAGGTGCCCTGCCCGTACGGCGGGGTGGTCACCGCCCGGTTCGGCGAGGTCGGCGAGGAGGTGCCGGTCGGCGCGCCGCTGGTCACCGTCGCGGTCTCGCCGGGAGAGGACGTCCGGGTGTCCGGCGGGGCGGACGAGCGCCCGCTGGTCGGGTACGGCGTCGCCGACGGGCCGAAGGGTGCCCGGCGCGGCCGGGTCCGGGCGGGTGGCGCGGGCTCGCCGGTGGCGGCTGCGCCGGCTCCGGTCGCCGTGGCGCCCGCTGCGCCGGTCGTGGCCGAGCCGTCGGTGGTGGCGGTGATCTCGCCGCTGGTGCGGCGGATGGCCCGGGAGCACGGGGTCGACCTCGCCGCGCTGGCCGGCAGCGGCCCGCACGGGCTGATCATGCGGGCGGACGTGGCCAGGGCGGTGGCCGATCCGGCGCCGGCCGCGCTCGCCGCTGCCGTCGCGGCGCCGGCCCCGGGGTCGTCGCCGGCGTTGTCCTCGGCCTCGCCGGCGGACGAGGTGGTGCCGCTGCGCGGGCTGCGCAAGGCGGTGGCGGAGAAGCTCACCCGCAGTCACCGGGAGCTGCCGGCCGCGACCTGCTGGGTGGACGCGGACGCGACCGAACTGATGGCGCTGCGCACGCAGTTGAACCGTACCGCCGGGCCGAAGATCAGTGTGCTGGCGCTGCTGGCCCGGATCTGCACCGTCGCGCTGGCCCGCTTCCCGGAGCTCAACTCCAGCGTGGAGCCGGACGGTTCGGGTATCCGCCGGCACGGCGCCGTGCACCTGGGCTTCGCGGCCCAGGGCGAGCGCGGCCTGGTGGTGCCGGTGGTGCGCGGCGCCCAGGCACTGGGCACCGAGCAGCTCGGCGCGGAGCTGGCCAGGCTGACCGAGGCGGCCCGGGCCGGGTCGCTGACCCCGGCCGAGCTGACCGGTGGCACCTTCACGCTGAACAACTACGGGGTCTTCGGGGTGGACGGTTCGACGCCGATCCTCAACCACCCGGAGGCGGCGATGCTCGGTGTCGGCCGGATCACCCCCAAGCCCTGGGTCCACCAGGGCGAGTTGGCCGTCCGGCAGGTGACCCAGCTGTCGTTCACCTTCGACCACCGGGTCTGTGACGGCGGGACGGCCGGCGGCTTCCTGCGCTTCGTCGCGGACTGCGTGGAGCAGCCGGGGATGCTGTTGCGGCAGCTGTGA
- a CDS encoding cupin domain-containing protein has protein sequence MRVFRLDDLEAERARGRGAYLRFLKERNISAGLFALSPGDTDPQTPHAQDEIYQVVSGRARLTVGDETTTVGRGSVVYVPAGVPHRFHDITEELRVLVVFSPPED, from the coding sequence GTGAGAGTCTTCCGGCTGGACGACCTGGAGGCCGAGCGCGCCCGGGGGCGGGGCGCCTACCTGCGGTTCCTGAAGGAGCGGAACATCTCGGCCGGCCTGTTCGCGCTCTCCCCCGGTGACACCGACCCGCAGACCCCGCACGCCCAGGACGAGATCTACCAGGTCGTCAGCGGCCGGGCCCGGCTGACCGTCGGCGACGAGACCACCACCGTCGGCCGGGGCAGCGTCGTGTACGTCCCCGCCGGGGTGCCGCACCGCTTCCACGACATCACCGAGGAACTGCGCGTCCTGGTGGTCTTCTCGCCGCCCGAGGACTGA
- a CDS encoding phage holin family protein, translating to MKSFAIKTLINAAAIWVAAWIVDGITLTGNDWWHKTITVIAVALIFGVVNFLIKPLVKLLSLPLFILTLGLITFVINALMLWLTSWASDKLDLNFHVSGFWSALFGALIISIVSWGLSLALGDD from the coding sequence ATGAAGAGTTTCGCGATCAAAACCCTCATCAACGCGGCGGCCATCTGGGTGGCCGCCTGGATCGTCGACGGGATCACCCTGACGGGGAACGACTGGTGGCACAAGACGATCACGGTGATCGCGGTCGCCCTGATCTTCGGCGTGGTGAACTTCCTGATCAAGCCGCTGGTCAAGCTGCTCTCGCTGCCGCTGTTCATCCTGACCCTGGGCCTGATCACCTTCGTGATCAACGCGCTGATGCTCTGGCTCACCTCCTGGGCCTCGGACAAGCTCGACCTGAACTTCCACGTCTCGGGCTTCTGGTCGGCACTGTTCGGCGCCCTGATCATCAGCATCGTCTCGTGGGGCCTCAGCCTGGCCCTCGGCGACGACTGA
- a CDS encoding NUDIX domain-containing protein: protein MPGPARPVVKRTARAILLEVDQERPHAQATIVLIKRTRPGRPPYWITPGGGVEPTDRTVVDALHREVDEELGGKVEDVVPAFVDTVAHSHHEDGTLAHPHGVKVQHFFVCRLSAMDPSRRHGPEVDAPRGEYEIVRLPFTREGVTAVNVVPPSLRAYLAANIEGVRALLAPDLG, encoded by the coding sequence ATGCCCGGCCCGGCCCGCCCTGTCGTCAAACGCACCGCACGGGCGATCCTGCTGGAAGTGGACCAGGAGCGGCCGCACGCCCAGGCCACCATCGTGCTGATCAAACGCACCCGGCCCGGCCGTCCGCCGTACTGGATCACCCCCGGCGGCGGCGTCGAGCCCACCGACCGCACCGTCGTGGACGCCCTGCACCGCGAGGTGGACGAGGAGCTGGGCGGCAAGGTCGAGGACGTCGTGCCCGCATTCGTCGACACCGTGGCGCACTCCCATCACGAGGACGGCACCCTGGCCCACCCGCACGGGGTCAAGGTCCAGCACTTCTTCGTCTGCCGGCTCTCCGCGATGGACCCGTCCCGGCGGCACGGCCCGGAGGTGGACGCACCGCGCGGCGAGTACGAGATCGTCCGGCTGCCGTTCACCCGGGAGGGCGTCACCGCGGTGAACGTCGTACCGCCCAGCCTGCGCGCCTACCTGGCGGCGAACATCGAGGGCGTCCGCGCGCTGCTCGCCCCCGACCTGGGCTGA
- a CDS encoding cytochrome P450 produces MSTATARRLDRRVYLRSHPVLFALLCATRRRPVLRLGRTVLVHDPEVYREVLTRVPLDRTAEGTTGGAAAGLTDGGLLFDQDGEAHRAARRALAERLGSHGVQRLRPVWQQVLEHRLADLTGPLDLVPVVRELAGATAAALTGSTAAPTVLARAASEAASAAAGDHLPSLFPRRRAGADAAASLTALLPDPLDAMVAVAAVNTTVAALPRAAAWCARAGLWPQVSPELAAELLRLTAPSPILPRVAAADAEVAGCPLRRGDRLVLVARHAAEAHRAVPGQPAAAAQAVFGAGPHACPGARLARVQLTDFLTALAPYRPAVLRARVDRHSALPGYAALLVGTVPRG; encoded by the coding sequence ATGAGCACCGCCACCGCCCGCCGCCTGGACCGCCGGGTGTACCTGCGCAGCCATCCGGTGCTGTTCGCGCTGCTCTGCGCGACCCGCCGCCGCCCGGTGCTCCGGCTCGGCCGGACGGTGCTGGTGCACGACCCCGAGGTGTACCGCGAGGTGCTGACCCGGGTGCCGCTGGACCGCACCGCCGAGGGCACCACCGGCGGCGCCGCGGCCGGACTGACCGACGGCGGGCTGCTCTTCGACCAGGACGGTGAGGCGCACCGGGCCGCCCGGCGGGCCCTCGCCGAGCGGCTCGGCAGCCACGGCGTCCAGCGGCTGCGCCCGGTGTGGCAGCAGGTGCTGGAGCATCGCCTCGCCGACCTCACCGGGCCGCTCGACCTCGTCCCGGTCGTCCGGGAGCTCGCCGGGGCGACCGCCGCCGCCCTGACCGGATCCACCGCGGCGCCGACGGTGCTGGCCCGGGCCGCGTCCGAGGCGGCGTCGGCGGCGGCCGGCGACCACCTGCCGAGCCTGTTCCCCCGCCGCCGGGCCGGCGCCGACGCGGCCGCGAGCCTCACCGCCCTGCTGCCCGACCCGCTGGACGCCATGGTCGCGGTCGCCGCCGTCAACACCACGGTGGCCGCCCTGCCCCGGGCCGCCGCCTGGTGCGCCCGGGCCGGCCTGTGGCCGCAGGTGTCCCCCGAACTCGCCGCGGAACTCCTGCGGTTGACGGCGCCCTCGCCGATCCTGCCGCGGGTGGCGGCGGCCGACGCCGAGGTGGCGGGCTGCCCGCTCCGCCGGGGCGACCGGCTGGTGCTGGTCGCCCGCCACGCGGCCGAGGCACACCGTGCGGTGCCCGGGCAGCCGGCCGCCGCCGCGCAGGCGGTCTTCGGCGCAGGCCCGCACGCCTGCCCGGGCGCGCGGCTCGCCCGGGTCCAGCTCACCGACTTCCTGACCGCGCTGGCCCCGTACCGCCCGGCGGTGCTGCGAGCCCGGGTGGACCGGCACTCGGCCCTGCCCGGGTACGCCGCACTGCTGGTCGGAACGGTCCCAAGGGGGTGA